One stretch of Streptomyces sp. NBC_00443 DNA includes these proteins:
- the rimP gene encoding ribosome maturation factor RimP, giving the protein MSTTQSERLRELLEPLVSSQGLDLEEIAVDSVGRKRVLRVVVDSDTGADLDRIADVSRALSAKLDETDAMGEGEYTLEVGTPGAERPLTEHRHYVRAVDRLVKFQLAEGGELVARILKVDDEGLDLEVPGVKGRKATSRRVGFADIDKARVQVEFNRKDSKDEKEEEA; this is encoded by the coding sequence ATGAGCACCACCCAGAGCGAGAGGCTGCGAGAACTACTGGAACCGCTCGTCAGCTCTCAGGGCCTGGACCTCGAAGAGATCGCAGTGGACTCCGTCGGACGCAAGCGTGTGCTGCGCGTCGTCGTGGACTCGGACACCGGTGCCGACCTGGACCGGATCGCCGATGTGAGCCGTGCGCTCTCGGCGAAGCTCGACGAGACGGACGCGATGGGCGAGGGGGAGTACACCCTCGAGGTCGGCACCCCCGGCGCGGAGCGCCCCCTCACGGAGCACCGGCACTACGTGCGCGCCGTGGACCGGCTGGTGAAGTTCCAACTGGCCGAGGGCGGCGAGCTGGTGGCCCGGATCCTGAAGGTCGACGACGAGGGCCTCGACCTCGAAGTGCCGGGGGTGAAGGGCCGCAAGGCCACCTCCCGCAGAGTCGGCTTCGCGGACATCGACAAGGCGCGCGTGCAGGTCGAGTTCAATCGCAAGGACAGCAAGGACGAGAAGGAAGAGGAGGCGTAG
- a CDS encoding ferritin-like domain-containing protein — protein sequence MSESGKKEQLKALQAALAAEHAAVYGYGVVGGRISQERRSEARAAYDAHRVRRDALAREVRDLGAQPVAASPAYALPFPVSDSPAAVRFATGLEDRLAGVYSDLVRAAEGELRGTAAEALREAAVRAVRWRGESVAFPGLAERAATTSASPMPSA from the coding sequence GTGAGCGAGTCCGGCAAGAAGGAGCAGCTGAAGGCCCTGCAGGCGGCGCTCGCCGCCGAGCACGCGGCGGTGTACGGGTACGGCGTCGTCGGCGGCCGGATCAGCCAGGAGCGGCGCTCGGAGGCACGCGCGGCCTACGACGCGCACCGGGTGAGGCGGGACGCGCTGGCGCGCGAGGTGCGCGACCTCGGCGCCCAGCCGGTCGCCGCGAGCCCCGCGTACGCGCTGCCGTTCCCGGTGTCGGACTCGCCCGCGGCCGTCCGCTTCGCCACCGGGCTGGAGGACCGGCTGGCCGGCGTGTACTCGGACCTGGTGCGGGCGGCCGAGGGTGAGCTGCGGGGTACGGCGGCCGAGGCGCTGCGGGAGGCGGCGGTGCGGGCGGTGCGCTGGCGGGGCGAGAGCGTAGCCTTCCCTGGGCTCGCCGAGCGGGCGGCCACGACATCCGCCTCGCCGATGCCCTCGGCATGA
- a CDS encoding aminoglycoside phosphotransferase family protein — protein MAFEPPPRLVKALGETAQDGDDWLVKLPDAAHQAVTLRELTVERVQMPGGRSSLVVLVRRADGTPAVLKLAPPRARPQSERAALAHWGGAGAVQLLDGPPVEGVLLLERLHPDVSVRSLPEAKALLEAAGTLRRLWVEPPGDHPFETVAERTGRQADAMRATAARDTEVTPLVDAALAAREELLAAPPERRLLHGTFRQSKVLAGERMPWLAVGPDPVVGECAFDLARLVRDRVEDLIASPSGAATTRRRVKRLAESLDVDQERLRGWTLFRAVESGVRARRVGRARDAELLLEFAGWL, from the coding sequence ATGGCTTTCGAACCGCCGCCGCGTCTGGTCAAGGCGCTCGGTGAGACGGCACAGGACGGCGACGACTGGTTGGTGAAGCTGCCGGATGCGGCTCACCAGGCCGTCACGCTACGCGAGTTGACCGTTGAGCGGGTGCAGATGCCGGGTGGGCGCAGCAGCCTGGTGGTGCTCGTCCGGCGCGCCGACGGGACCCCGGCGGTGCTGAAGCTGGCCCCGCCGCGAGCCCGTCCGCAGAGTGAGCGGGCGGCGCTGGCGCACTGGGGCGGGGCGGGGGCCGTACAACTGCTCGACGGGCCCCCTGTCGAGGGTGTGCTGTTGCTGGAGCGGCTGCACCCGGATGTGTCGGTGCGGTCGTTGCCCGAGGCGAAGGCGCTGCTGGAGGCGGCGGGGACGCTGCGGCGGCTGTGGGTCGAGCCGCCCGGCGACCACCCCTTCGAGACCGTCGCCGAACGGACCGGCAGGCAGGCCGACGCGATGCGGGCGACCGCGGCGAGGGATACCGAGGTGACCCCGCTGGTCGACGCCGCGCTCGCCGCGCGTGAGGAGTTGCTGGCCGCGCCGCCCGAACGGCGGTTGCTGCACGGGACCTTCCGGCAGAGCAAGGTGCTGGCCGGGGAGCGGATGCCGTGGCTCGCGGTGGGGCCGGATCCGGTGGTCGGTGAGTGCGCGTTCGATCTGGCGCGGTTGGTGCGGGACCGGGTGGAGGATCTGATCGCCTCACCGTCGGGGGCGGCGACGACCCGGCGGCGGGTCAAGCGGCTTGCGGAGTCGCTGGACGTGGATCAGGAGCGGCTGCGGGGCTGGACGTTGTTCCGGGCAGTGGAGTCGGGGGTGCGGGCGCGGCGGGTCGGGCGGGCCCGGGACGCGGAGTTGTTGCTGGAGTTCGCCGGCTGGCTCTGA
- a CDS encoding proline--tRNA ligase, producing the protein MANAPVQRMSQLMAKTLRDDPADAEVLSHKLLVRAGYVRRTAAGIWSWLPLGKRVLANVERIVREEMDAIGAQEVLLPALLPREPYDATGRWDEYGQELFRLKDRKGGDYLLGPTHEEIFTLLVKDQASSYKDLPVILYQIQHKYRDEARPRAGILRGREFLMKDSYSFDTDDEGLGRSYALHRQAYQRVFERLGLDYRICAATAGAMGGSKSEEFLAPAEAGEDTFADCPECDFAANTEAITYELKSVDAGDVPALEEIPTPDTPTIETLAAHLGVPASATLKNLLVKVDGEIVAVGVPGHREVDMGKVEAHFAPAVVEMVTEADFAGRPDLVRGYVGPQGLGEKVKYLADPRVAPGTSWITGANKEGTHAKHVVAGRDFEVDEYVDVVVVQEGDPCPKCGTGLKLDRAIEIGHIFQLGRKYADALKLDVLGQNGKPVRVTMGSYGIGVSRAVAALAEQTADDKGLCWPAEVAPADVHVVAAGKALQTELALDVSEKLSAAGLRVLCDDRAGVSPGVKFTDSELIGVPQILVAGRRAAEGVVELKDRRTGEREELTVDEAIARLTA; encoded by the coding sequence ATGGCGAACGCACCGGTCCAGCGCATGTCCCAGTTGATGGCGAAAACGCTGCGCGACGACCCGGCGGACGCCGAGGTCCTCAGTCACAAGCTGCTCGTCCGCGCCGGCTACGTCCGCCGCACCGCGGCCGGCATCTGGTCGTGGCTGCCCCTCGGCAAGCGGGTCCTCGCCAACGTGGAGCGCATCGTCCGCGAGGAGATGGACGCCATCGGCGCCCAGGAAGTGCTGCTCCCCGCGCTGCTGCCGCGTGAGCCGTACGACGCGACGGGCCGCTGGGACGAGTACGGCCAGGAACTGTTCCGCCTCAAGGACCGCAAGGGCGGCGACTACCTGCTCGGTCCCACCCACGAGGAGATCTTCACCCTGCTGGTGAAGGACCAGGCGTCCTCCTACAAGGACCTGCCGGTCATCCTCTACCAGATCCAGCACAAGTACCGCGACGAGGCCCGCCCGCGGGCCGGCATCCTGCGCGGCCGTGAGTTCCTGATGAAGGACTCGTACTCCTTCGACACCGACGACGAGGGCCTCGGCCGGTCCTACGCCCTGCACCGCCAGGCCTACCAGCGCGTCTTCGAGCGTCTCGGCCTCGACTACCGCATCTGCGCCGCCACCGCCGGTGCCATGGGCGGCTCGAAGTCCGAGGAGTTCCTCGCCCCGGCCGAGGCCGGCGAGGACACCTTCGCCGACTGCCCGGAGTGCGACTTCGCGGCGAACACCGAGGCGATCACGTACGAGCTGAAGTCGGTGGACGCCGGCGACGTGCCCGCCCTCGAAGAGATCCCGACCCCCGACACCCCCACCATCGAGACCCTCGCCGCCCACCTCGGCGTCCCGGCCTCGGCCACGCTCAAGAACCTCCTCGTCAAGGTCGACGGCGAGATCGTCGCGGTCGGTGTCCCCGGTCACCGCGAGGTCGACATGGGCAAGGTCGAGGCGCACTTCGCCCCGGCCGTCGTCGAGATGGTCACCGAGGCGGACTTCGCGGGGCGCCCGGACCTGGTCCGCGGCTACGTCGGCCCGCAGGGCCTGGGCGAGAAGGTCAAGTATCTCGCCGACCCGCGCGTGGCCCCCGGCACCTCCTGGATCACCGGCGCCAACAAGGAGGGCACGCACGCGAAGCACGTCGTCGCGGGCCGTGACTTCGAGGTCGACGAGTACGTCGACGTCGTGGTCGTCCAGGAAGGCGACCCCTGTCCGAAGTGCGGCACCGGCCTCAAGCTGGACCGCGCGATCGAGATCGGCCACATCTTCCAGCTGGGCCGCAAGTACGCGGACGCGCTGAAGCTCGACGTCCTCGGCCAGAACGGCAAGCCGGTCCGCGTGACCATGGGCTCCTACGGCATCGGCGTCTCCCGCGCCGTCGCCGCGCTCGCCGAGCAGACCGCCGACGACAAGGGCCTGTGCTGGCCTGCCGAGGTCGCCCCGGCCGACGTGCACGTGGTCGCCGCCGGCAAGGCCCTGCAGACCGAACTCGCCCTCGACGTCTCCGAGAAGCTGTCCGCGGCCGGCCTGCGCGTCCTGTGCGACGACCGTGCGGGTGTCTCGCCGGGCGTCAAGTTCACGGACTCGGAACTGATCGGCGTACCGCAGATCCTGGTCGCCGGGCGGCGCGCCGCCGAGGGCGTCGTCGAGCTCAAGGACCGCAGGACCGGCGAGCGTGAGGAACTGACGGTCGACGAGGCGATCGCCCGCCTCACCGCGTAA
- a CDS encoding GNAT family N-acetyltransferase produces the protein MRLPGHAHRRQPDDIVIGPLDLATHVDEALAVQAVAFGLGPDEVAVRRQIVLRHMTYPGATALGATSGGRLIGFVYGMPNDRTHWWSTVVEPYLRAQGYDDWLDHSFVITELHVHPGYQNRGVGRSLITRITDGAVEPRSILSAIDVESPARGLYRSLGYQDLARQVLFPSAPKPYAVMGAPLPLRRH, from the coding sequence ATGCGCCTTCCCGGTCACGCACACCGCCGCCAACCAGACGACATCGTGATCGGCCCCCTGGACCTCGCCACCCACGTCGACGAAGCCCTCGCAGTCCAAGCCGTGGCGTTCGGCCTCGGCCCCGACGAGGTGGCCGTACGCCGCCAGATCGTCCTGCGCCACATGACCTACCCGGGCGCAACGGCTCTCGGCGCCACCAGCGGCGGGCGCCTCATCGGATTCGTCTACGGCATGCCGAACGACCGCACCCACTGGTGGTCCACCGTCGTGGAGCCCTACCTCCGGGCCCAGGGCTACGACGACTGGCTCGACCACTCCTTCGTCATCACGGAACTCCACGTCCACCCGGGCTACCAGAACCGCGGCGTCGGCCGTTCCCTGATCACCCGGATCACGGACGGCGCCGTCGAACCCCGCTCGATCCTCTCGGCGATCGACGTGGAAAGCCCGGCCCGCGGCCTCTACCGCTCCCTCGGCTATCAGGACCTCGCCCGCCAGGTCCTCTTCCCGAGCGCCCCGAAGCCGTACGCCGTGATGGGCGCACCGCTCCCGCTCCGCCGCCACTAA
- a CDS encoding GNAT family N-acetyltransferase translates to MLTQTTSRVLEPSDLDAALAVLDREPVTNAFVTSRVQIAGLDPWRLGGEMWGWYEGGMLTSLCYAGANLVPICAGQRAVRAFADRARRAGRRCSSIVGPTESTAQLWRLLEPNWGPARDVRAHQPLMVTDRMPTHITPDPYVRRIRKDEMETIMPACVAMFTEEVGVSPLAGDGGLLYQARVAELVGSGRSFARLDQDGKVVFKAEIGAATNRACQIQGVWVAPEYRGKGLAAPGMAAVLRYALADVAPVVSLYVNDFNTAARRTYHRVGFQETGAFMSVLF, encoded by the coding sequence GTGTTGACCCAGACCACCTCACGGGTGCTCGAACCGAGCGACCTGGACGCCGCGCTCGCCGTCCTCGACCGCGAGCCGGTCACGAACGCCTTCGTGACGTCCCGCGTCCAGATCGCCGGCCTCGACCCGTGGCGCCTCGGCGGCGAGATGTGGGGCTGGTACGAGGGCGGCATGCTCACCTCCCTGTGCTACGCGGGCGCCAACCTCGTCCCGATCTGCGCGGGTCAACGAGCGGTACGGGCCTTCGCCGACCGGGCCCGACGGGCAGGCCGCCGCTGCTCCTCCATCGTCGGCCCCACCGAATCCACCGCCCAGCTGTGGCGCCTGCTGGAACCCAACTGGGGCCCGGCCCGTGACGTGCGCGCCCACCAGCCCCTGATGGTCACCGACCGCATGCCGACCCACATCACTCCGGATCCATACGTCCGCCGCATCCGCAAGGACGAGATGGAGACGATCATGCCGGCGTGCGTGGCGATGTTCACCGAGGAGGTGGGCGTCTCCCCGCTGGCCGGCGACGGCGGCCTCCTCTACCAGGCCCGGGTCGCCGAACTCGTCGGCTCCGGCCGTTCCTTCGCCCGCCTCGACCAGGACGGCAAGGTCGTCTTCAAGGCCGAGATCGGCGCCGCGACGAACAGGGCCTGCCAGATCCAGGGCGTCTGGGTGGCCCCCGAGTACCGGGGCAAGGGCCTGGCGGCCCCCGGCATGGCGGCGGTACTGCGCTATGCCCTGGCCGACGTCGCCCCGGTGGTGAGCCTCTACGTGAACGACTTCAACACGGCGGCGAGACGGACGTACCACAGGGTGGGCTTCCAGGAGACAGGCGCGTTCATGAGCGTCCTGTTCTGA